The Vitis vinifera cultivar Pinot Noir 40024 chromosome 16, ASM3070453v1 DNA segment TACTTTTTAGAATCATTCATAAATTCACTTTTAGAGTTGGTTTGGTAATAACTTAAGGAaacgtttttaacatttttaatacttgaaattttttattattcaagtattagaaatattatatatatatatatatatatatatatattagaatcactaccaaatgtacttttagagtgtgtttgatagtgattcttaTAAGCATTTTTAGtcttttctaatacttgaaaaataaaaatcaacgtTTTAAAAACTGGATTGGACCGACTGGTTCGACCAGTTTGACTGTCGATCGGTTACCAGTTTGGTTTAGTTCACCCCTTTGAACCGGCCAGCCTTTGAACTATTATCGAATCGTCGGAACCGACAAATAGACCGATCCAACCAGTTTTTAATGAACCAAACGGTTCaaattaacttttttctttttgtttattagCTTCCAAAACGATGTCTTCCCTTTCTTATTTGTTCCTCCAAAACGTTCTCCCCACCCACTGTTGGACTCAGTTAGGttatagaaaaattttcaaaccttctcattttcttcccaATCACAATAACATATCagaacattttcaaaataaaaaataaaaattagagattTCCCTTTCAAAAGCAAATACCTAAAATTCTGAAAATTGGAACTTTTAGCCCagaagatcaaagaaaatgaagaagaaaaaacccaaTGCATGACCTGTTTGAAATAAGAGGAGAAACCACCAAACGATGAGGACATAATTTAGGATTTACTTATctgattttcctaaaaatcaAGTATTACGGGAGGGAGAAGCTTTGGTGTTAACGGTGGTGACTCATCAAGTGGACTGAATCTTACAATGACGACGTCGGCAATGCAACCCCCTCACAGTCAGATTGCTCTCCCTCAAGTGTTGAGTCTTGTATAATTGCAATTTGCAATTGCAAGTGGTGTTGTCGTAGGTCTTCACAACAACGAGGGTGGGAGATTGGGAGTagtaaaaaatgcattttactaaaaatattaaataaaatttttatttataaataattttttattttaaaataaatgttaaaattttaaaattaaaattaaaattatgaatttaatttaaatttataatatgaaactaattttctaattttcaaataaaattttaatttttaaataatatataaattattattttaatttttataattatttaaattttaataatttataatttatatatttataatgtcaCTGGTTCGAGACCGCCGATCTAACCAATGAACTGTGAATCGATAACTTTTTTGATTCAATGATTGGTCaagttctaaaaacattgataaaaattttaaagtattaaaaaatattataagcactttctaaaatcattactaAACAGATTCTTAAAGTGtgtttaaaagtaattttaaaaaacgtttttagtatttctaataattgaataataaaaattttcaagtattagaaatattaaaaatgctttttaaaatcattaccaaatgaACTCTTGTTATCCTCTCAAAGCATCACATAAACACATGTAAGAACAACATatattatcataaatataaattttcaatgcataatataaatattttaacaaataaaaaaagatttaaaaacaaatataagtaTTAAATGGTGATTTTTgtttatgtaaataaaattattccttcataattatttgtaaaaaaatttaaatcatatgAACAAATCTTGGGATTTATCTCTCCaacattaattttatataaaattaattattttttagttatccCTATATTCTCTAAATCTCAAAATTAAGTACCCAATTACAAGAAGACACGTATTGAAAAAATATGGGCCGTGTTAAAAATTTGCACCAGTGCTGTAACTCTAGTGGCGcacttaaaaggaaaaagaacatGCGTAtaaaaccataaaccctaaatCGTTCTATAAAAGCTTCTAAGACCCCCAAGCTCACCACGCCTCCATTTTgataaaaccctaaaccctaactcCCCCACTTAGCAGAGATGAGACCTCCAGCAGGAAGAGgtgaaatttcttctttttctttccctttgcTTGTATTCTCGAGTTTCATTTTGTTCGTTGTGGATGCTGTAGTTTTGGTATGCTCATTTGAGTTAGGGTTTGTCATTTAGAGTCCCAACTCTTGAAAGGGTtgcattaggggtttttgtttgTCTGTTGGGTTCGATGCAGTTGGGTTTTTGATTTTTGGCTCTTGGTTTTCATTTGCCTTATTTTGGCTTTCAAATGTGAGAAAATCTGAGGTTTGAGATGctgattaattttgttttctatgtttgaAGTTAATGTTTTGAACTTACTTTAATGTATTGATATGCAGGCCGTGGAGGTGGCGGTTTCGGAGGTGGCGGTTTCAGAGGCAGAGGCGATGGAGGAAGGGGCAGAGGCAGAGGAGGGTTTGGTGGAAGAGGTGGCAGTGACATGAACAGCCGGGGTGGTGGTCGTGGCGACCGTGGTGGTCGTGGTGGTCGTGGCGGCGGGAGAGGCCGTGGTGGACGCGGAGGTGGCGGAATGAAAGGTGGAAGCAGGGTTGTAGTTGAGCCCCATAGGCATGAGGGGGTGTTCATTGCTAAGGGCAAAGAAGATGCACTTGTTACTAAGAATATGGTCCCCGGAGAAGCCGTCTACAATGAGAAAAGAATCTCTGTTCAGgtatttatttttagtattttgagttttttttttcagtttgtGTGTACTGATGAAGACATGTTTCGTTTTTAGCCAAAAAGCTTACAAATTtctatgtatattttttttgggtctAAAACCCTTTAAATGGTATGCTTACCCTCTTGTTGTTTCAGTAGAAGCCAAGGGAAACATGGGATTCGGTTGTTTAAATCTTGTTGCTTCCTAATAATCAAGTTAACTGaagaaattagaataaaattttagatttattggGAAATTTCATTCTCAGTTCTCTCTGTATCCAAATGGGGGCTCCAAGATTTTCTTCCTGTTTTTTTCTGCTATTAATAATGATGTACTAACATTCAGACGTAGGGATTTGCCAATTAGTCTATCCTTCACCTCCGAAGTAAGTAGTTGAATGTTAACTTCTTTGGTCCATCCCAATAATGGAGGATGTGATTTTGGCATGTTCTTCAACTCTTGTAAATGGGTAACTCATTATGTGTTTTAGGATTTTCTAATCATAAGGTTTAAGCACTCTGTGAAATGTGATGGTTATTGATCTacttgttattttaatttttcagaaTGAAGATGGAAGCAAAATTGAATACAGGGTTTGGAACCCCTTCCGTTCAAAGTTGGCTGCTGCCATTCTTGGTGGTGTTGATGAGATCTGGATTGTGAGCTTTCTTCTGGAAGCCTCCTGGTTTTTAGATGCAATTTTTTACTTCTGATTTTACTTTAGGTTTCAGTACATGTTTTCTGATTTGTCTTTATTTATGTGTAATAAAGAAACCTGGTGCTCGAGTTCTCTACCTTGGTGCTGCCTCAGGGACCACTGTTTCCCATGTCTCGGATGTTGTTGGCCCTGTAAGTACTCATGATGTATTAAGGAATATAGTTCCTGTTGCAATATTAAAAATGGAACTGTTGCTGATAAATAGCCAACCTTTCTGCAGACTGGAGTGGTTTATGCAGTGGAATTTTCTCACAGAAGTGGTAGGGACTTGGTTAACATGGCAAAGAAGCGGACAAATGTTATTCCCATCATTGAAGATGCTAGACATCCAGCAAAGTACAGAATGCTGGTTGGCATGGTTGATGTGATATTTTCCGATGTTGCACAGCCTGATCAGGTTaacctcttttatttttcttttgttaattgGTCCCTGGATAAGGGGTTTTTTCTTTGTGTGCATGCTTTGTTTcatattcatcaaaattttcttgttgGCTTTGGTCTTTTCGTTTAAGCTACTGATGCTGCTACTCCCGCTCATTTAGCAATCATGTTCTTTTCTATCTTTGtgtttcttttccatttcattCTGAAGTTTCTAATCTACTGTGATTAGTTTAGTTGCACATTTTTATGATCGGATTGTATGTGAAAATGTGAGGTAgcttttatatatagtttgcGTTAGCACTATTTCATATTTCAGGCTgtgtttttatatatagtttttgttGTTCTGCTCAGATCTTGACAGCAATTCCTCAGATGAAGTCTATAAAGTTTTGACACATCCAatcataatgtttttttatatgttttcctTCTGCAACATTAAATgtttttcatatgtttttcacattcatattttcttgatttgacTTCTATGATCATGCAAATGACGAGTTACTCGGATTCCCCTTCAAGACATTATGGGTGATGCAAACTCGAGTTTCTGATGCATGCCaagttctttttcctttttacttaaCTTTGAAGTttaatttgacatttttttggCTCTTTTTTCTCCCTTAATTTCTTGTCTCCTTTTTTTGCTAGTTTCATGGATTGAATCACTTTTATTTCCTTCCATGTCAAACATGTTGGTAGGGTTTtatgtcttattatttaatataatttgcaACTCTTTCTGAACATGTTTTTTACTTCCCTTTCACTTTTTATAGTAAGGTTGGGGCTCAATCTATTCAGTAACATTCTAGTTGCTTTTTTTTCCCCctattcttttctctttcttttttttttttgtttagcaGTGTGTTTGTTGTTTTCCAGATTCTTGATAATACTTCCTCCATGCTTGGAGTTAACTATTGAAGCTACAAGAGATCCaatattttgctttattttatttcctttcttgcATCTGTATTCTTAAAACTTGATTTCTGTTCTATGCATCAGCATCTGATGAATTACTCGGATTCCCCTTCAAGACATTATGAATGATGCAATTTCGAGTTTCTGATGCAAATGTCAAgtcattttaagtattttactGGTTGCTTATTGTTTGTTGTGATTCACTCACTTTGTCCCGTGTTTCATATTTTAGAGGAAATTTTTATTGACTCTGAATGTGAGACTGGAGAATGCAAGCCTTGTGTTTCTTGGTAGGAGGttgattttttcataaaagaagcCAAGAAAAGGAAGGTTTCAATTTGTTTTATCCCCGtttgaaaagggtcgaattgaaaaattatgaagaaCGCAAGCGACCCATCAGTTGCTTATGGTTGTTTTGATTACAGTGGAATCTTAATCCCTTGTCCAAGTTTAGATTATACCTGAAAAGCTAAGTAATGAGTGAAAGAGTTGACTTATTTTGCTGATATTGAATGATTTTCACACAATTCAATCAACTTCAAGAAATAGTTTTCTGTTTGAATGTTGTGTACTGAGCTTCCATTTTAATTCTATCTTGTTGAAGAATTACAGTGGAATCTTAATCCCTTGTCCAAGTTTAGATTATACCTGAAAAGCTAAGTAATGAGTGAAAGAGTTGACTTATTTTGCTGATATTGAATGATTTTCACACAATTCAATCAACTTCAAGAAATAGTTTTCTGTTTGAATGTTGTGTACTGAGCTTCCATTTTAATTCTATCTTGTTGAAGAAGTGCATGATTTATTACTTCATATTACAGTGGCCTTTAATGCATGTTTAGTAAGATCAAGTTCAACACCTACACTGTACTGTTGGataaatatgttatattttgttttctggATGCTTGATGGTCTTTCTAATATCTCATCTAATCAGAGGAGCTAGAAATGTAAATGAAGTTTACCACTTGGGTAATAATAAAAACTTGGACTAGTCTGTACTTCATAGAATCCAGTGTTTCCATTTTTACATAACATGCACTTGCCAGTTTATAGGATTCATCTTGATAATTCTAAGAAGGATGATTTTCAGGTATCAACTACCCTTTCGCCCCCCTGAaagttgtgtctgcatgggtaTAGGTAGATCTGTCTGTTAGTGTGTGTTTTAATTGGATTGATTGTTCTTGAGACTGCATGAAGTGAAAACATCttcatttttcattatattcTGATTTCCTGAAACTTATCCCTTGTTTATCATAACCTCGATTGCCAAACAAGCAAAACAACCCCTTGGGTGTGTCTGGCTGCTTGATGGACCAACTTCAGCAGTGATGGTTGGATCAGCATCTCCTCTCTCCGGGGACATAGTGATCATATGCATCCTTCGTGGGGTTTAAAAGTATTCTGAGATTCTTCATTGTTTATTCTCTTGGCAGGCCAGGATTTTGGCACTAAATGCATCGTACTTCCTGAAAGCTGGAGGTCATTTTGTTATATCAATCAAGGTTTGTTTTCGAATGGCTTTCTCCAATTGAAAGAACTAGAAATTTAAATGAACTCTGGCCCAATCTGTATGTTGCACCGAAGAAATTTCTGTATATCCAAGAGTAGTGAACAATGAATGGAACTTCACTACATtgataaaattcatttaaacTTTTCAGGCAAACTGTATAGATTCGACAGTCCCAGCAGAAGCAGTATTTGCCCAGGAAGTGAAGAAGCTGCAAGCGGATATGTTCAAGCCTTCTGAGCAGGTCACCCTTGAACCCTTTGAGCGAGACCATGCTTGTGTGGTTGGTGGGTACAGAATGCCAAAGAAACAAAAGCCCACAGCTTAGAAAATGTGGGGAAATCAACCCATTGCTGAGGAAAAATTGATGTTGGAGGGAGGGTTACCTTTTTCCATTTGATTAGGTAGTGAGACTGTGCTATTTGCTTTgtcaaacttaattttattttagctGAGTTTTGGACCTTCATGGAACAATCAGAATACCTGAACCTTGTGTATTTGGTATGATGTTGAACATTTACGGAAATGTTCACATGGATATGTAATTTTTCTTCGGGAAACTTGAGTGCTCTTATGAGTCAGATTTGGTtttgctataaaaaaaatatgaaagaaaattagatATGATAAAGtagaaatttgtatattttaaaattattaaaaggaagtgaaatgagtttgatagcatataaatttatttgttgattttaaaggttttttttaatgtttattattattataatttttttttccttttctttcttttctgggaaatttcttttaaattttaattcatcCAAGCATAAACCTtaactattattttaattcatctcAAGTTTGATAAGCCTAATAAtttaaaagtgatttaataatttaatttaaattattaaataaattaaatgtttgataaaataaattaatggtatgaattaaagttaaaaataattaaagtttttattttattttatttatcttcattTGTTCTAACTATTTTCATGGTCCTTTTTAccgtatttcattttttttaccttatttataatttataaggataaatattttaatttgataattttaaattaattttattaaacaaccttgatatttaaaattagaattaaataataagttttaaattaataatttaaatataatttaatttattaagtaataagtattaagttttccttatatcatttttaattttctaaaaatataagaaaaataaaataaaagaaaagaaaaaagttatttatgtatattattttaaatttatttttagtcttatatatagaattttaataatttgaaaatgtaaggGTTTAATGATAAGCTACTAGCTTTCATCCCTAATgaccttttaaaatttaatttgtgaaatttgAGGGTCACgcttatattcaaatatttaagactATTAAAAAATGTCAGAAGTGGGATTTGAACCCACGCCCTCTCTCGAGGACCAGAACTTGAGTCTGGCGCCTTAGACCACTCGGCCATCCTGACATTCACAGTCAAAGATTTAAAACACTAATTAATAGCATTTTTTAGTACTCTGCCTTCATTCAATTGAAAAATAGGGGATTGGGATCAGCGTCTGCAAAGCAGTTCCACATATGACAACCACATGGCATTCACACGATGTTTGGTTCTAACATTATAGAGATTGTAACTATCCGCTCTTAATCACTTTCATAGTTAAATCAATATATCAATCTTCTAAAGAAGTCTTCGTAACTTTAAAATACATCTATACAATTACAAGagattattataaaataattactaaGTTAATCTCGACCCATATGCATGTCGATACTGGATACATGGTGGATCTCTCTCCTGGATTTTACAACTCGCAAATTAGAGAAGGCCGCCTTCCAATTGTATAAGA contains these protein-coding regions:
- the LOC100266267 gene encoding rRNA 2'-O-methyltransferase fibrillarin 1 gives rise to the protein MRPPAGRGRGGGGFGGGGFRGRGDGGRGRGRGGFGGRGGSDMNSRGGGRGDRGGRGGRGGGRGRGGRGGGGMKGGSRVVVEPHRHEGVFIAKGKEDALVTKNMVPGEAVYNEKRISVQNEDGSKIEYRVWNPFRSKLAAAILGGVDEIWIKPGARVLYLGAASGTTVSHVSDVVGPTGVVYAVEFSHRSGRDLVNMAKKRTNVIPIIEDARHPAKYRMLVGMVDVIFSDVAQPDQARILALNASYFLKAGGHFVISIKANCIDSTVPAEAVFAQEVKKLQADMFKPSEQVTLEPFERDHACVVGGYRMPKKQKPTA